The genomic interval TGTATGTCATATTGAGAACTTGGGACAGTCATTCTGGTTGGCGTAATGTCCCCTGTGGtggccctttctttctcttaagacCCTACTCATTGCAAGTATaggatttttaagtaattatacCTTGTAGATAATTATTATCAGGAAGGATCGTTTACCATTGATTGAGCCGGTGTTGTTACCCTGATGGTATAGACGGTGCCAACAGTTTTGTGCCGGTGACCGGTGGCTGTGTGGTCCGTTGTGTAGCCAACTGCATCATCCTAGTAGACTTTGTGCTGTAATACTTTTTAGGATCCTGTTTTATACTCGGGTTATGTAGGAGGTTGATTGACATCTGCCCATCACCTCTCCAGGGCAGAGACCATTTTTCCCTTACTCACTAGCCCTGATCCCAGGTTTTTAACCAGGTATGGgcacttgggtttttttgttttgttcgtACCAGCAGATCCTCCCATAGACTCTCCTCATGAGAAAGTAGAATGAATAACCCTCTATTCAGGCAAGATATTCCAGTCCCTCCGTGTTTCATCACAAAGATCCCCTGAACTTTGAGTGTCCTTTTGAAAcattacaaattatatttttagatacATGTTTGAGAATTCAGTCTCAAATTCGCAGCCTTCTGTTTCCTTTCAAAAAGTTTAATTGAGGCAATTAATAACAAATAGTTACTTCAGTGTCACTCTGACCAGTGACTAAGTATCTCATTTGTCAGCAGCGTTTCCCCAGGTGCGGAGTATGCCGCTGGGGTTCCAGATGATTTGTAGTGGGcacaaaagggggaggggaggacacaaAACTAGTTTGTATATGACTAGTTGAATTTAGTTGAGGGGGAAAAACCACATCAGAATGACTGATGATTCATACCAGGTGAGGTTAAGcttaaaagttgatttaaaaccaatttagagaaaaataataactaatatgcAATGCAGGTGTTACAGCCACTGGCTAAAGTAGGGATGGTTCGCAACTGGCGAAGATTTTGAAAACGCCAGCGTGCTAATTCAAAGCACAGATGTGAGCTCTGCTGGCCCTTCTTCGTTTCCGATGTTTGGGGTTCACTTCGTTGaaataatgtaaatttatttcaTCTAGAAAATTTCTGGAGATCTCCTAGTCTTTATAACCACTTAACGTTTGCTAGCTCTAAGACCTCACGGCAGCCAGTTACTAGAGTAAATCGGTGCCGTCTGTGATGCGCTCAGCTCGAGCAGTAACCAGGCAATCTATCACATTTGGACCCCAAATCTATTTTAAAGGGCCAACAAAGAACAATTGTTCTGTTGTGTGAAGACTATCCTTCAGAGAAGCCTCCTAGTGATTTTAATTGAAACTACTGAGGTCTGTGGCAACCAAGCGGACTCAACGTGGActcagttcctgatctcacggtcatgagatccagccccatgtcaggctccatgctgggtgtcaagcctgcttaggattctgtctctccttcctctgcctctctcaaaaagaaagagattctTGTGGGCCCTGAGGGTAAAATGGACCCCAGCGTCTCTGTGCGAGAGAGGAAGCTGAGTCTCCCCATCCCTGGTCGGCAGGCGAGAAGGGAGGCGGCCTGGCTgccgagcaggggtggggggagcagaggacGTCTGTCCCTCACCCTATCTATTCTCGAGTGAGTCCTCTTTTATTTGCATGGACAAAGAACAGCTTAGGGAAACAACAGAGCTTTTATAAGCAATAGTGTTAGAGACCCTGAAGCTTTCTTTGGGTTTCCTAGTCCTCAACTCCGCTTCTGTCACTGAAATTGCAGCTGTGTGTTACTGCCCTGCTCCCGTTCCTTCTagaattgcttttttctttttaatgtttatttttatttttgagagagagagagagagaaagagagagagagacagagcatgagcaggggagagacagagagacggggagactcaggatcccaaacaggctccaggctcccagctgccagcacagagcccgactcggggcgcaaacccatgaaccttgagattttgacctgagccacagtcgaaTACTCAGCCTgcggagccacccgggcgcccctagaaTTGCTCTTTAAGCCCTTCTTAACTTTTTTGTTTCAGTCGTTGGTAAGTTGTTTACCTCAGTGAGATTGTTCAACGGACGACATATTAACTGCTTTACAAAAATTTCTTAATCTGTGTCAGAATTAGGGAATTCCTGGAAATGTGCAATTTATCTGTATCTGCTTAAATCCGTGACCGTTACACTGTCTTTCTGGAAGACCCCGCTCTGTTCCATCCCTCACTCCCTGCTGTCGCCCTTCAGTCACGTGTCTTTACCTGCCCTGGGACCCTCAGGCTCGTACTTTTTAGCccacaaataaatagaattaaatttgGATCTCTTTGAGCTCAGTATTCTCCAGGAGAACTGGGTAGAATTTCCCATAAAGATTGTGAATGATAGTTCAGACTTACCAAGTTtagaattttaaggaagaaaaattatttgagtaCCTGCTGCAAGCCAGACCCTATTCTTGgcattattcttattctttaatttttgtaacaGTTCTGGTCCATAGGCTCATTTTGAGGCTTTGGGAGATTAATTACATACTAAGGTTACACAAGTAAGTGATAAAGCTGGGACTGAATCCAGTTCTCACTTTTGCAAAGTGACTGTTTAactggttttgtaaataaatttttcacTGGCAAGGTAGTGAAAatcctttggcttttttttttttaatttattttttgagagacagtgcgagcagggcagggtcagagagagagggagatacagaatctgaagcaggctccaggctctgagctagctgtcagcacagagcccgacgcggggctcgaacccatgaactgagatcatgacctgagccgaagccggacgcttaaccgactgagccccccaggcgcccctcctttggCTTAAAAGTAATGGTCACGGGCAAGTAAGGAAGTTCATTTTTGAAATCAATGAAGGGAGCTCTTAGGCCCTGTTACCTACAAAGCTTTGAACAGTACTTTTTCATTTGTCagtaacaaactattttaaaatcttatcatTGGCCTCTTTGTCTAAAACTTGAACCAACAGTTCTAAAATGGAGCTGTGTCTACAGGTCGTTAATGCTTGAGAAGAAGTGAGGGATTGAGTTAACAGTTTAGAACTTACCAATCATCCTAAAAATTCTATGTGCCCAACTCGAGTTGCTCCTGTGTAATTTGACAAAAGGCATCTCATCTCATGTGTTTTCTCTGCAGTGACCCAGCCATGAAGCAGTTCCTGCTGTACTTGGATGAATCCAATGCCCTCGGAAAAAAGTTCATCATTCAAGACATTGATGACACTCATGTCTTCGTTATAGCAGAGTTGGTTAATGTCCTCCAGGAGCGAGTGGGCGAATTAATGGACCAAAATGCCTTTTCTCTTACTCAGAAGTGAATATATTCAACATTGACCACTTAGGAATTATAAATCACAAATGTGAGAGACTGTCACTGTTCAGTGTCCTATGTGACAGATTCAACTTAGTTGCTTAGACGCATGTTATGGGAAAAACTGTGTTGTTCGTTCAGAAAAATGCCCCTGAACAgattttcttgttctgtttttgtttttttttagaacacGTACccctagaatttaaaaaagaagaagaagcttCAATGCTTGTCTGTAATTTGCCTTTTATTAtcctacattaaaatattaatataaatttggTTTTCCTACCTTTTTAATACATTAAGAAGGTGATGGAATATGCTTTTAAGTTATCCATCTAGCCTAGCTGTGTGTTTCACTGGTTCCTGTTAGTAATTGTGGGGTTTTGTGGTGTGGGTGTGGTTCGTTCTGTTCTAATTAGAAATTACACAGATTATTTGGATACGTGTGCCACGGTGGGACCTTGGCAGTATTTATGTCTTGTAGGTGATGTCTGCGCATCGGCCGGCTCCGTTGTGAAGAAGATGGGGAGGAGAACCGTGTAACATTAATGTAAACTAcactttgcatttccctaagaATACAGTGTTGTGCAGAGGGGTAGACACACCCAAGTAAGAACAGGACCTGTTGGCTTTGCAGGCTTTACTTTTTCCTTGTTCAAAATTTTGGTCACATTTTCCTTTCCCATCAGGgcaagtgtttttgttttaaaaatatcagttttatttGTGCCTTCTTCCCTCTGAGAATCCTTATTTAAAccgattttaaaaagaaggactACAGGGAGAGCCAGCCTGAGGAACATAATCAGGACTATGGTAATAACTTCGGATGGTGACGGGTGATGCCCGGGCGCACCGTGGTGAGCGCTTTGTAATGTACGTAACTATCACTTCACTGTGTTATGCACCTAAACCCCAGTTTCCTATGTCCACTACACctcaattttaaagaaagaaagggaagcaggagCAGGTAGAAGCAGCCTTGTGGAAGCGGCGTGATTGGGTTAAGATACCCTGCGTATAGTTGTGTGATCGATGGGAGGCAGAGACCGCCACAGTGCTAGGGGCTTCGCTTCCCTTCCTGACGACCGTGTTAACCAGGATGGGTCCCTGCCATGAGACTTCTCCAAAAGAGAAAAGGACTTTGGGGACACTGTGTGGAATCCTATCAAACCTGGTTCACTCCCCTCCTATGGGATGTTTACTCAAAGCACCCGCGGGCCATTGTCACTCACTCAGGCCAGCTGGACATTTCCACTGTTCGGCACTCCTGTATTCGCGGTGTCACCTTTCCACCTCCAACTGAGGCCCCAAAGCAGATGATTCTCCTCACTATCCTCAGAAAGGTCAGTTGTAGCCTGATGCTGTGTCACGAAGCCTGTGTCCTCGCCTCCCTTCATCTCGTCACGCGGGCACCGTAGCGTCTCACATGAGCCCACGAGAGGAAGAGGGTAAGGACAGTACAGCGAGATACTctgagagagagaccatattcacataaccgttattatagtttattattctgttttaatgtttattgttagTAATGTGCTGTGCCTCTAATTAAACATTATCCTCGATGTGTATATATGGGGGAAAACACAGTATACGTCAGGCTTGGCTGGGCGTCCCCAGGGGTCTTCGAATGTAATTCCCCAGCCGGTGGGGGGGCTGTTATACGTCCACCATGATTCCCATCAATACAAGTCAATCCCTAACGATGCAAACAGTTTTGTGGTATTTTTGGTACATTTGCTTCTAGAATTTCTtgaatagaaaatacatttcttcagAGTTTCTAGTGGTACTGTGATGTTATTGAACCTTGTGTTCCAGGCATCTTTAAATCCATTTCAAATACACCTCAGGCACTTGTCATCTAATACCTTTTATAGGAACATGAAACCTTGTCTTAGAATCCCAGTTTTAAAAGATATGGAACCAACTACACTGGATAGTCATTGCAAAGAGTGTTACATGAAGGAAAGCTTTTATTTCATTGGAAAGTATTGGGGCAAATGGTAAATGTCTCTCCCTGGACACGGCAGTAAGAAACGGGGGACGTTGTGACACGAGGAAACCTCCATGCTGCTGATTAATGGACTGTCCAACTACAAGGGAATAGGAAATAACCAAGTGACATTTTACAGACTCTCCTTGGAATTTGATTAACCTTATTTGATTTGGCAcactttaaattgttttaatgtttatttttgagagagagagggagagaatgagtgggggaggggcagagagagagggagacacagactccaaagcaggctccaggctctgagctgtcagcacagagcccaacagggggcccgaacccacgaatcatgagctcatgacctgagctgacgtcggacacttaacccactgagccgcccaggcgcccctgatttggCACACTTTAGATGTCCCGAACAAGAGATGCAGTTGCTTGGTAGTAGAGAAATTGactactgtctttcaaaaacaaagtgCTACATATTGTGAAAAGGTAGTATTCACTTAAATTTTCTTAACTGCAAAAAAGAGTCAGTTTAACTGATCGAAGTTAGGTGACCAGTCATAGAGTCTTCCATGTTAATTAAAATTGTAATATTCGGAGTtatactttttttgagagagaaagcaagagcacgAGAGAGAACCTTTAAGCGCGTAAAGGTCAGCTCGATCACTGTCTTGGAGTCAGGCGTGCGTGGCTTGCTGGCGTCAGGAcaggtgttgggggaggggggtcattTCAGTTCCCATCACAGGATGCTTTGCCCGCCAGATCTTTGAGCTGAGAGAGAAGCTGGAAATAAGAACTTCAGCACTTGAGAAAGTACAGACTGGGGTCAAAGTGGCAGTGTTTGAAGTCCTCTTTCGAGGCCCTTCCTCTCTTTGCCTTGGTGTTTGAATGATGAGTCTTGTGTAGAGTTCCTGGGTCATAATCCATTTCCATCaaaactggaccattttcctCATTGGCTTCAGACATTTACTGAGTCCAGTTtggatttattctttcaaatgactttttcttcttgaaacttGTGGCTTTCTCTCAAAGCCTTTCTCCTACTTTCTTTGCCTTActtactgttctttttctagctgtctctccttcttaatctctctccctttttctgtccctctgcattgtttctttctttgaaattttaaagccTGACCAGGGTGTATATCCCTTGTGTATTTTGCCTGGCATACAGGAAtcttcctgctctctcaaaattcaggtgctttgtttattttgctttgaggAGGGTgttcttaaatgaatgaattttctcTGACAACTTTCATGCCtctgtttgtttctttagaaACACCTATTAGCTAATTCTTTGTGATGAACACTTCTAGGGTTCGTCATCATTctgttgcttttttcccccttctgttcCAGGAATGCTTTTCAAATCTGTCACTAACCGTGATTTTACTTTAATGAAAAGCTGCTTCCTACCTCTTCCCACGTGGACTTTATCTTGGTCGCTGTATTTTGATTAACattgctctcttttttcttgtcactgcctgtttttgtttaATGAGGACAAGGTCCCTGGTA from Suricata suricatta isolate VVHF042 chromosome 7, meerkat_22Aug2017_6uvM2_HiC, whole genome shotgun sequence carries:
- the GTF2H5 gene encoding general transcription factor IIH subunit 5, whose product is MVNVLKGVLIECDPAMKQFLLYLDESNALGKKFIIQDIDDTHVFVIAELVNVLQERVGELMDQNAFSLTQK